Sequence from the Drosophila subpulchrella strain 33 F10 #4 breed RU33 chromosome 3R, RU_Dsub_v1.1 Primary Assembly, whole genome shotgun sequence genome:
AGTTCAGTGAGTACACCATGCTGAAGCACAAGCCGGAGCGGCCCAATGCCAACCGGGTGGCGCTCCTGAGGGCGGCGACTATGCGCCAGCACTCGGACGGACTCAACTCGCTGGTGTACAAGGAGGTGGAGCGACGAATGCACAGCCTGTTTACCCACATCCTGGTGGAGACCTGAGAGCCagttattgttatattttagCTTGTAGGCCAAACGTTTAAATAGTCGGTACCTCTAGTTGTTTTACACATGGGTGCACTTAGCTTAGCATCCGATTAGCTGCCGCCTTAGACAATGCGTTCCGAATCGATCGTGATATCTCACTCACTAGGCTAAGAAGCTGGAAAGGATGGGAGGAGTCGAAGCTGTAATTGAAGTACAATGCAGATGTATGAGATTAACCGGGTATCGCCACGTTAAGCACGCTCTGCCTCtgccaaaaataaatggaGTAAAATGTGAAATGCAATGTGTTTTCTTTTGGAAACTcgattataatttatatttaaaattaagttaattttaatattgtcTAAGTAGAATTCAAAAAGtcaattcaaaattcagagtTGCTTAGAATTAAGTTATCGCACCATCCAAAATCAAATTAGTGTTCATTCTATTATCTTGACACTTGAACTTCGTTGCCTCGTCGCTTTTTATATAGGGCTCAGTACCATATTACAGTCTCTGGTGTAATCAACCATGGGTTTTCTAGGCGCTTTGGTAAAAACCACTATTTTTGTGGCCCTTTTCCTGGGAGCATTAGTTTTGCTCCCCGGACTACCTCCTAACACCACTTTTCCCTTTAAGGAATATGAGTAAGTTGGAAATTCACTAaaggtttaaaaataataactagACCTATTTGTGATTCGCAGTATTAAGCCACCAAGGGAACTAAAGGGAGTGTTGCAGCCAAACTTTCAGCTAGATGGTGCCCGGCAGTTGTGGAAGGATCGGATCTTTGGACCAGAGTGTCTTCTAGGTGTTGAGGGCAAGATATTCACGGGCATTCATAGTGGAGAGGTCCTTGAACTCGACAATGAAGAAACTATCAAGCCCATCACAAAAATAGGTCATCCTTGTGGTATGAAATCATGTGCGGGCACAATTATCTACAATGCTGATAATGTTCTTCCTAGATTATATATTTGACGATGAGCTCTGTGGCTATCCTGTGGGCTTGGCCTTGGACACCCAAGGAAACAATCTGATTGTAGCCGATTCATACTACGGAATATGGCAAGTTGATTTGGGAACAAAGGAGAAGACCAAGTTGGTGTCCACTGAGCAGATCCTGCCTGGCAAGAGTGTTAACCGAAAGGCTAGGCTGTTTAATTCATTGGCAGTTAGCCGCAAGGGAGAAATTTACTGGACAGACTCCTTGTCAGATGACTTTGTCTTGGCTCCGTTCGCTAACCCATCAGGCCGGTGAGTTTAATTAATAAGATATCTACATAATACAGTAATAACATATATCCCTTCCTTAGACTTTTCAAATACAACCGGGAAAAGATGACAAACGAGGTACTCCTCGATGAGTTAGCCTTTGCCAACGGCTTGGCCTTAAGTCCTAATGAGGATTTTATAATCCTAGCCGAAACGACAGCCATGCGTCTGACTAAGTACTATCTCAAAGGATCTCGGGCGGGTCAGAGTGAAGTGTTTGTGGATGGCTTGCCTGGATGGCCGGATAATCTCACCGGTGATAATGAAGGAATTTGGGTTCCTTTGTCCGTGGCTTCAGATAGTGAGAATCCTAATTTGTTTGCCTCCTTGGCACCCTATCCGCGGCTACGATCCTTCCTCGCTCGTCTGGTGGGTCTAATGCAGCTTCCCTTTCGAATTTCTAACAAAATATATCCCAACAATATTTCGGCACGACTTTTCCACTCTTTTAATGAGATGGCCACTAATAATGCTCCGAATCGAAGCACTGTGGTTCGTGTGGATTGGAACGGAAATATTGTGAGTTCCTTGCATGGTTTTGATAGATCAGCCTCAGGCATATCCCATGTTTTGGAAATTAAAGGACACTTGTACTTGGGATCGCCATTtaatcaatttatttctaaAGTTAAACTACCCGAAGATGTGGTGAAGTCTGCGAAAGGAACTGAAGCTAAGGAAGATCAACTTATATAGTTATTTTTAGCATTAGTTTTAGTTCCCTAATTTCTTGTTCATTTGAATACCTGTTAAATAAACATATAGTTTAACAGTAGAGTTGTTTTGTATTAAGTTATCGCACAAATCGAATCTAAATACCATATGATCGTTGCGAAATTTCGTTCCACAATCATGACTATTGGAACTGGTCACTTCTTATCTGGGCCCCATTCAATACAATTGTCAGTGAAGTAAGACATGGGTTTGCTGAGCTCATTGCGAAGAACAACTacttatttcataattttctTGGGAGCCGTATTGCTTCTCCCAGGATTACCTCCTAGCACCACTTTCCCCTTCAAAGAATATGTGTAAGTATGTTATTTTCAGGAACTACCAAACTTGTCAACTTTCTCATTTTCCGCAGTGTAAAGCCTCCCAGAGAATTGAAGGGAACGTTACAGCCGAATTTTCTTCTGGATGGTGCCAGGCATTTGTGGATGGATCAAGTTTTCGGTCCTGAGACTCTGATATTAAGAGATGAAGATGAAGGAATCTATGCGGGTATTCATGGCGGAGAGGTTGTCCTGATAAATAATAATTCTGTTAGGCCAATCACAAAGATAGGACAACATTGTGGTACGTAAATACATAGATCATGATatttgtataaatatatatgattACCCCTTATAGACTACATTTTTGATGATGCGCTATGTGGCTACCCTGTGGGATTGGCCTTCGACACCCAGGGAAATAATCTGATTATAGCCGATGCACATTACGGAATTTGGCAAGTCAATTTAGAGACAAAAGAGAAGACCATGCTAGTCTCTCCAAAAGAGATCCTCCCTGGCCAGAGTGTGGATCGTCCGGGTAAGCTGTTTAATTCTGTGGCAGTAAGCAAGGAAGGTGACATTTACTGGACCGACTCTGTCTCCGAAGACTTGGCCTTCATTGCTTTTGCTAATCCTTCAGGACGGTAAGTTCACCATAAAATACAACTTAATATTCTGAAGATAAATATCCCttatttttaaagactttTCAGATATAATCGTGGAACGAAAAGGAACGAGCTTCTCCTTGATGAGTTGGCCATGGCCAACGGAGTGGCTCTAAGTCCCAATGAGGATTTTGTCATCGTGGCCGAAACGGCTGCTATGCGAATAACCAAATATTTTCTCAAGGGATCCCGAAAGGGTCAGAGTAAAGTATTTGTGGACAGTCTTCCCGGTTTGCCAGATAACTTGACCCCCGATTCTGAGGGAATTTGGGTGCCTTTTGCCTTAGCTGCCGATAGTGAGAATCCCAATCCGTTTTCCGGATTGGCGCGTTATCCGATGTTAAGATTTTTCCTCGCCCGTCTGCTGGCCTTAATGCTGCTTCCCTTTCGATTCTTGAACAATATATATCCCGGCAATATTTCTGCTCATCTGATGCACTCGTTTACTGAGTGGGTCAGCAACAACTCGCCGAATCGCACCACTGTACTGCGCTTGGATTGGAATGGAAAAATCGTGAGATCCTTGCATGGTTTCGATAGATCTGCTACTGGTATATCGCATGTCCTGGAATTTAAAGGCTACTTGTATTTCGGATCACCTACCAATCCATATAtcataaaagttaaattaaaataaaaaataaaataaaataaaataaaaaaataattctaaATCAAATAATATGTAGGGTATAGtgttataaaaaaacaaaatataaataatttgataTTTGTCTGAACATCTAAGACGCGAATTATTTGGACAGAACTCCTAAACAAAAATAAGTATAGAATTTAATCACACCGAAAACAGTTTCGTTAATTtgatatattttgtaaaatatagGTAAGGAGCAATTGCACAGAACTTAGTTGGTTGGCTTTTGTCtagctaataataatacatattCTATTTAACTACATGCATTCGTTTCGTTTCACATTTGATATCGATTGCGGAATGTGGCAACGAGCAAGGGTCCTAAAGACTTGTGTTAAAATCTacataatataatttaaaacatttctaacaaacacgcacacacacttaGACGGGACATTCACACACTTGCACAGATAAAGttatatgtataaatatttgtataagtGAATATCAGGTTGAGTCGTTTTGCATGATTGCCagtgaattaaaattctatgtgcaaaaagtaaaaaatggATATGCTCAACCAATTCGGACTTCCCAAAGATTACTTTTAGCACTTAGAATTCTGTGACGCGCAAAGCGACGCAACCTGGTATCTATAGTTTGCcttgtatattaaatatatggAATATGGAGTTCTATCAATTGTTATTGGCTACGACTGTGTCTAGTTCAAGAAGTTAAGTATGTCTTGCTGGGAGAGTGCGTTGAGGTTCTGGTTATCCGCCGGCAACAGCGGCTGTGTCTGCGGTTGTAGCGTAGGAGCTTGGCTGGGCTTTCCCAgaagttgctgctgctgctgctgctggatgTTATTCAGACTATACCCAGTTGGGTAGATGTAGTTTACCGTGGGCTGCTGCAGCGTATACATATTGGCACCGTTTGTGTTACTGGGCTTTGGAGCTCCAATAGCGGGTCTTCCGCCAGCGAAGGGATCCAGGTCGTCCAGCGAAAAGgaattgttgttgctggcttGCGGCGAGGTCAGTTGATGGTTCATCACCAGAGGATTCGCACTGTGCCAACCATTGTTGGTCTGCATTTGTTGTGTGGGAGCTGAGGCAGGTGGAGCTGTCACTGCTGTTGTCCCCAGACCAGTGAGGTTGCTCTGCATCATTGAAGACAGAATATCTGGCCTGGCTCCTGGCGGCGGCGATATAGTATTGTGCGATATTCTGCAATTACAAAGGGGTTTCTTGAGTTTCAACTGCATTTCTTCGGTTCCTTCTTAGTGGACTCCTACTTGAGCTGTTCTCTGGCCTTGACCGGTGCCAGCGGAGCGGCTGTGGAGGCATTTGGCTGGCCCACAGTGAATCCGGAGAACATGTCATCGTTCATCTTGTTACCATTACCGGAACCATTGGAGGAGATAGTAGAGCTCTCCAGCTCATTGGCCAATATTTCGGAAGCATCTTTGGGTCTGTTCGGggttaatattattatgaaaCTCATTTTCAGGAAAATTAATCTATCTTACTTATTGTCTCTCTGTATGGTGGACAGTTGCTGCAGTTTCTCCCGCTGCTCCTGCTCCACGCGGCCCAGCATCTCCTTGATCAGGGCTATAATTGTATTAAATTGTACGATGGTAAGGCCGTTCTCCACACTCAAAGGCACTAGATATGGAATGCATTTATGTGCCATCACGTCCTTTGTTATGCCCAGTTTGGTGTTGGTCATGGCGATTTTGTAGATGCCTAAAAGGGTCAAAGAGGAATTTAATACAACCCATTGTGAACGTTTTTAAAATCTCACCTATAATTCCCATAATGATTGCTGGCTCGCGGCTTTGAATTTGCTGCAAAAAAGGCAGAATCTCGTCCAGCACCAGCCACTTGTCCAGATTTTCTAAGAGCTTTCCGATTGATATTAGGCAGTTAACCTTCACCGACACATTGCTGCTCTGCAGGCACAATTTCTTGATGCGTGGCAGCACCGAGTTCTTCATTGCGTTGTAGTCGATCAGAGTGGAGAATGTGGGGAGGACAGCCAGACAAAGATCTTGGATTTGGGGCATGTCGCATTCCAGGGATCGATACAACAGCGGCAGCACACTCTGCTTCACCTCTTCCGCCGGCGTGAGCTTCAACAGCAGATCCATTTTTTGCATAAAGATCAGCAAGATCTGAATGGGATCTGTTAGCTTGAAGATCGGTTTCAGGTGCGGGAGGATGTGGTCGCAGTACTCCCGCTGGCTGCTCATCTCCGCGATGAGCAGGACATTGGGCAGCACAAACGGAATCATCGGCGAGTTGACGAACTCCTTGACCAGATAGGGAAGGATCGAGTGCAAATTGACGCGGTGTGGAAGCGTCGGAATGATCTGCGGCAGGCCCTTGTAGAACTTGGACTTCTGCAGGTTGTCCCACTGATAAAGCGAGTCCAAATAGCTGAGTGTCTTAACCCCAACATCCTGAAAGTATGCGATCTGCTTGAGTTCATGCAGCTTCGGGCGCAGGCTGGCACTGGGATGCAGTAGCGCTTTGAGGCTCTCGGTCAGCTCGCTGGGCACTGCGTTCATGGGTGGATACTTCCGCTGGTTCAGATCGTTAGCGTAGCGCCGAAAGCTGCTGTAATCGCTGCCAAACATCTTCAGGGGCTTGCCGGCATATATGGTGAAGATAAGGACGCCTATATTGGATGGATTTGTATGTTTTAGTTTTTGTCAAAATAGATAAAATACCTATTTTATCATATATCATATCTACTTTAGAAGTATTTTGTtgtctcattttaattatcgCATtgtaatatgcttaaattatcaacaaaaacTTTGCCGATTATGACTCACTGGAAAAATTAGGCATATACAAAAATAGAATTGAATATGTGTGCTGGTAGAGTATAGCAACACAAATAAGCAATAAAACTAACTACAAATAACAAACAAGcttgtataaataaatgggTAACTTATTGATTGCTTACCCAACGAAAAGAGATCACTGTCAGGGGTGTTGATACTGTTTAGAGCCAACTCCGGCGCCGTATACTCCAGACTGGGCTGTGCCAGGACGTGCAGTGAAGTGGTGTACTCCCGAAAGGGCCAGTGGGGCGTGCCATCGGTGGCCGGTTGGTTGGCGATGCAAAAATCAAAGCCGAAGAGCTTCCAACTGCGATTCTTGTTGATCACGATCGTCTCGGCGCTGATGTTGCGGTGCACAATCTTGGCATCCTGGTGCAGGAACTGCAGGCCATCGAAGAGCTGCAGCAGTCCGTGTCGGATCTCCACATCGTACAGCTTCTTCTCGGAGCGCACATTGTCGCCCACAACGTTGGCCAGTGAGGCGAACACGGGCTCCGTGGCAAAGGCCAGGGAGTCCCGACTCTCCTCCAGCGGATGCTGTACGGTTAAAACATGCGGATGCCGTATCTTGGTGAGCTGCTGAACCCCTCGTCGTAGTGTTTCCAGCATGGTCTCCCTGTCGTCCTTTGACCAGCGCTCCAGGGACTTTTTTTCAAACACGAACACGGAGACCTCCTGTTTGGTGCTCTTCTTGTGGCCATTGTACACCTTCCACATCAGGCCTGTTCGGTGGGGGATTGGGATAACATGATATTAGGCACAATATGTTGGATTCCGTGCGCAGTGGAGCGCAGGTAAGACTCACCCACTCCAGCGGTGCACACCTGTTCCAGCACCTCGTACTCCCGCGTTACATTGTTCCCGGGCAAAACGCCGGACAGTGTGGACACCGTCTGCACGGCGGATGAGTAGAACTTGTTTATCATGTCCATCCTGAGCGAATTTGCAACTGCAAATCCTTTTGTTTTAGCAATCAATATTTATGGGGCCCTATGGTACTTCGATAACAGTTGGCGATGTTTTTCTAAAGCTATCGGTCTATTGTTAAAGCTGCAGTATGACCGTGTTTCACcaattacaaatttttaagGTGCGTCaagttattaattattataacaaCTACAGATTAAACGCATTTAAGCATGTCTTTATTTATGGCCTGCAAGTACTTAAAATTAGTATTGAAAAACGGTAATCAACGCCTATCATCAAGGGTATATGGGACGTTTTATTAAGAACTTATTGCTTGTCAGAAGTGCTTACTGTACTTCGATAACAACGACTCACAGCTCCGCTAATTTATCGAGTTGCGATAACCGTGACTCGTGACCAGTGACAGCTATCGCCCTTCCCCAATCGAAAAGCAACAGCTGTTTCCGATTTGTATTGACAAACTTTGTTGTTTACGCCGTGTTCAAGTGCAATTGTGCGAAATTAGCGCGTATAATTGAGTCGGGTCAATTCATGTGATCTCGCTGAGTGTCCCGGAAAGTGTAGCGAATCGAGTGATTCACCATGAGCACGGATGATCTGCTGGTGCGGCGCGAAAGGAGCGACGACTCCCAATCGCTATCTCGTTCGCCAAGTGCCTCCGTTTCGGTACCGCCCCCAAGTGGAGGTGCCGCGCCTGCGCCCAGCTCCTCCACGTCCACATCCTCGCTGGACCGCCTACGCAACACCTTTAGACGGACGGAGAGCATTTCCACGCAGATCTTCAGCCACATCTCCACACAGTTCTCGAATgcagccgcagcagccgcCAACTCGGAAGTAATAGATGGGACCACCACATACCCGTATCCAGAACAACCCAGCCCACCTGTTGTGCCACCCACTCCGGATCCAGCTCCATTACCATCGCCATCGAAACTGCAAGCCAAAAGAATGAAACGCGGTGAGTTCCAAGCATTATTCATAGGATGATAAAGCCTGCTTTGTTTGTCATTTGGCTTTATCTACAGTAAAGTGTtagatataaaataaatacttataaaatattttaagggtTTAAGTAAGGCAATATTTCATTTACATTGccattgttttttaaaataaactttaacATAATCTCCcggaaatttattttaggtCATACCTGTCTTTCAAAAGAACACAATTAACATAAATATTGTTACAAACATTCATTAGTGATTATATGATTGATCTAAAAGGAAGAAACCGGGTCTACCTGAATAATTTAGGTgatctattaaataaaataaataactaaagtgtatataaaaaatattaaaaaattaagaccttataaagtatacatatgtaATGATATAAAGATAGATACAAATATTTTGTGGGTTAGGGAAAATTGATAAATTTTCAACTTTCCggtatttataaaaaaaataaaaaaacctaTATTGCAAAAGTGTCACCGGAAATACATGTGCATcaaatatatcatatatcttCGAGAACACCCCCAACAAAAGCTCCCGAAAAGCTCGCCAACTTCGCGACAAATCAATAGGATAAAGAACTTTATGCCAGTCTTACTCAACGCGTACACAACAGGATAACGTAGCAACCTTAAAGCGGCGAGAATTTTCGGTTATTTGGTTAATTTCAGAAAAATAAACCCTCTTAAAAAGAGGTTTTCGAAGAGGAAAAGCACTTTAAGGTAATACAAGCAGTTCAAGAAAAACTGCAGCAAAGGAAACATTAAACTTATTGAGCAGTTAATATCGATATATCTGTATATACATCTGTATTTTTATGGACGCCCACGTACACACACATTGCAGTTGCGAAGCCCCAGCAAAATGCGTGGACTCGTCGAGGATACGAAAAAGACCAAGTTGTCCtcgaacaacaacaacatcagcacCAGCAGTAGCAGCAACAGCAGTCGCTTAAAGTCAGCTAGTACTGTGCCAGGATCAAGTGCCAGTGGCAGCAGTTCGAAGCCACTGAGGAGTGCGGTGAAAACACCGACGATGAGCAGCACGACGTCATTGGCCGCAGGAGCAACGGCGGCCAAGAAGGCTTCTCAAACGGGGCAACAACAAGTTGGCAAGTCTGCAAAGTCCTcgacggcagcaacaacaaatgcTACTGGAACTggagcagcaacaacaagggCCCAAGCAGCGGCGGCCAAAACCCAAAAGGGTCAGAATCCACCCCCACAACAAGTGCAACCaaagcagcaacagcaaccacagcagcaacaaccacaGACACAGCAGCCACCCTTAGTGTTGCagccacagcagcaacatcaggcAAACAACAGTAGCAACACGATTGCCCTGCCAAAAGCCTCGCATGCCAACACCAGCGAGGAGCTGGCCGGCGGTGTCCAGGACACCATATACCTGTGCAACTTTCGGGTATCCGTCGATGGCGAGTGGCTGTGCCTGAAGGAGCTGCAGGACATTGATGTTGCCGGCGGAACAGGCAGTCAGGCTGTGCAGACAAGTGAAAAACAGGGAGGTCAATCCCACTCTGGCTTTGGATCCAACTACAATGGTGGCTCCAACTCCAGCAAGCGCAACAGCAAGCGCTACTCCGGATTGTCCAGCGGCAGTGGAGGAGGAAACGGCGGCAGCGGAGGAGGCGGCGCCCTGGACATCACGGACAATGGTATTATGGCAATTGAAAACCTTATCGGCCGCCGGCTATGCGACATGGTCCACAGTGGCTCCTCGGCACTCGGCCAGTCCCAGTCGCACTCCCAGTCGCAGTCGCACCAGAGTGTCGGCCTCTTCGCCGAGTGGTCGCATCTCTGTAGGTGGCTTCATGATGCTTCTGTTGCCCAGCACGCTCCTACTTTGTAGTTCTCTTCATTTGTCGTTATCTTCTGGGATTTCGAGGGTCAACTGAATCAGTAGGATGTCCAATCCATGCTTTTCTAAaggttttatttaatattcaaTTTGGTTGTCcgtatgtttttatttaactacattaaatatttagttttctCTTTGCTTAGTTACTtacacattatttattttaaggaCTAAAgtacattttgttttttaatttattggtTAATTCATGTGCTATTACTTTTTGATTAATGCTTATTACATTAGGATTATcttttaattatatcccaTTGGGATGTCGAACTACCACTTGAGATTCGTATCACAGACGAAAACCTTTAGAAAAGTATAGATGGTTAGATCTAGGTTCTCGATTTTGTTGGCCTTTGTAATCTCTGATCAATTTGCATGCCTCTTTGCATTGTTGCACATTTAGTTGCTTGCTCTTTTGATACAAAAGGTTAAACTCAAAGGGCTTATTTCTTAAGCGAATCTAAGTACTTAAAACAAATTGGTAGTCAAGGCTGAGGGAAAGATTTTAATAAGCCACACTAATTTAAATAATGCACCTCAGTGTATTACAAGATTAAAGGGTTTATTGGCttatcaaaaaatatacaCTTAACAAAATAGTGAttcaaaaaaccaaaacaggTGAAAACTATGTCAATTAGATGTCGTCAAAGGTCGTTTCCCAGCTGGGCGAATCTTTTACCGACTGGAGAGAGATATGTAAGATTAATTAATAACTACATTTTcaaagtatttaaatttaacgcACCTCAGTGCCGCCCCTTAGTCGGCCCGATGAGGGTTCTGGCTTATCTGAGGACTTCTTCCTGTGCAGAAGAGGATCATCCGTAGAATCGTTGTCCGTTGCTGGAATAATGATACAGTTGTAATAATATTTCGAAATATAATGTTCATTTTGAACTTACCAATCCTCACTTGTTTGGTCGTTCGCCTTTCCGATGAAGACTGCTTTCTGCTTTCTTCTGAGGATTTGGTCTGCTGGTGATTCTGGGTTCAGGATCTCGAAAGCTGGCAAATTCTGATGACTTACCTCTTTTCTCCGGCTGGTCTTAGTGTCCTTATGACTTTTCCGCTTCTCCTCCTGCCTGGATTGTTTCTGTCGCCTCCTATCCTTGTCCATGGCGATTAGATCGCTTTCCGAGGTGGGAATGGCGGATTGGGTTGCCTTCAAAGCGGGTTTATGGGGAGGCCGGAGAGGCCTATGAGAGGAGGAATCCTCAGAGAGAAGCTTGAAGGTGGAAAGTGGCTTTGCCACCTCATCTCGACTCTTGTCTGGTATGTAGTACTCCTCTCCTTTGGTGCGGTTGAACTTTAGAGGTACGCACTTCTTGTTGAACTGACAGCCTAGCGAGGAGGTGGAGGTGTAGGAATCTATCTCGGGATTCCCTGGATCGCCTGTAAATTAAGGGGAAAATATCACTGGTTTTATCGACTTTACCCATTTGACTTACGATCATTCTGAACCGATCTTTGAGAGGTTGAGCGACCAGATCCAGAGTAGTAGTATCGGCGATCGCCCTCAGGCTCCTCCTTCCCAGATTCTTTCACTGGCTCCGTAACTATCACCGGCTCTCTgacttttttctttttttccttGGGCGGAGGAGCCTCTGCATCCGTGGGAACCACCTTCTTCTTCCTGCCCCTTCGCATGCAGCAGCAGATGATGAGCAGGatgaggagcaggagcagtgCCAGGAAGGCGGCAATGCACCAGATTAAGGTGTCATCGTTGTCGCACTCCCGGCACTCCTCAACTTCATCCTGGCGCGTGTGAACCTTCTCCAGACCGGTGAGCCACTCGTCTTggtgctcctgctcctgctgagAGTCTGGAGCCTCCTGCCAGTGGATGGCAGAGCGACTCATCTTGCGGGAGTCTTCTTTTGATAAGGAAGATGTCCATTCCTCAACCTGTTCGAGTGATGCCCGAGTCTCTCGAGATTCCTCCTCAGGATTCTTCTGCTGCAGCACTAACCTCTCTTGGATCTGCAGTACCCCTCCCAATCCCGGGTAGAAAAGCTCATCACCATAGTGCATCTGCAAGTTCTCCCTAAGCCAGGCGAGGAGCTGGCGATTGTAGTTGACCTGGCTGATGCCCTGAAATCGATGACAGCTGGTGAGGGTTTGAAAGAACTTCACGAGGACACAGGCGGATCTGGGTGACCGAAGATTGTAGATGCGTCGCTTCCGGAAGGGCAGATAGATGTTGCTCAGGAGACCACTTTCATCCGGTGTTTCTACGCGGGGTAGTGGCACCAGCATCGAACCCTGATCCGGTTCTTGGATAATGCAGCTTTGATCCAACTCGGCACAGCTAGAGGCATCCTCCTGATCCTGGCAGCTCTTGGGCAGATTGACAGGCTCAATCTTCGTTCCCTTGAACTGGGTCATTATGTCCTTGTTTGGCGTTCGCCAGCCATTTCCATTTGTATTCAGGGTAGTTCTACACTGCCGATAGATGGTCACCAGACGCTCCACGGTGTTCAGTTTGATCCTTCCGGCGTAGTAGGAAACCTGGGCCATGGGC
This genomic interval carries:
- the LOC119550304 gene encoding uncharacterized protein LOC119550304 isoform X2, with the protein product MNFYVLSWLLFFLAPGGCPIYSIDLATLEVPTNDFQNELTLQSMLSSELRAYRNGLNGRIDEEQQEDPPYAPPRRYQQPEWLLKDLLPRELQKATRSAAETDAFLGTNLFGNYRKNCFSTEDIALISARKDFELLVPKSFPHCLLTDSIVNMLLRYFNTVNQIVKRMSDDDTRLILQRALYDALGGYLRYYLVPMAQVSYYAGRIKLNTVERLVTIYRQCRTTLNTNGNGWRTPNKDIMTQFKGTKIEPVNLPKSCQDQEDASSCAELDQSCIIQEPDQGSMLVPLPRVETPDESGLLSNIYLPFRKRRIYNLRSPRSACVLVKFFQTLTSCHRFQGISQVNYNRQLLAWLRENLQMHYGDELFYPGLGGVLQIQERLVLQQKNPEEESRETRASLEQVEEWTSSLSKEDSRKMSRSAIHWQEAPDSQQEQEHQDEWLTGLEKVHTRQDEVEECRECDNDDTLIWCIAAFLALLLLLILLIICCCMRRGRKKKVVPTDAEAPPPKEKKKKVREPVIVTEPVKESGKEEPEGDRRYYYSGSGRSTSQRSVQNDRDPGNPEIDSYTSTSSLGCQFNKKCVPLKFNRTKGEEYYIPDKSRDEVAKPLSTFKLLSEDSSSHRPLRPPHKPALKATQSAIPTSESDLIAMDKDRRRQKQSRQEEKRKSHKDTKTSRRKETKSSEESRKQSSSERRTTKQVRIATDNDSTDDPLLHRKKSSDKPEPSSGRLRGGTESVKDSPSWETTFDDI
- the LOC119550304 gene encoding uncharacterized protein LOC119550304 isoform X1 is translated as MNFYVLSWLLFFLAPGGCPIYSIDLATLEVPTNDFQNELTLQSMLSSELRAYRNGLNGRIDEEQQEDPPYAPPRRYQQPEWLLKDLLPRELQKATRSAAETDAFLGTNLFGNYRKNCFSTEDIALISARKDFELLVPKSFPHCLLTDSIVNMLLRYFNTVNQIVKRMSDDDTRLILQRALYDALGGYLRYYLVPMAQVSYYAGRIKLNTVERLVTIYRQCRTTLNTNGNGWRTPNKDIMTQFKGTKIEPVNLPKSCQDQEDASSCAELDQSCIIQEPDQGSMLVPLPRVETPDESGLLSNIYLPFRKRRIYNLRSPRSACVLVKFFQTLTSCHRFQGISQVNYNRQLLAWLRENLQMHYGDELFYPGLGGVLQIQERLVLQQKNPEEESRETRASLEQVEEWTSSLSKEDSRKMSRSAIHWQEAPDSQQEQEHQDEWLTGLEKVHTRQDEVEECRECDNDDTLIWCIAAFLALLLLLILLIICCCMRRGRKKKVVPTDAEAPPPKEKKKKVREPVIVTEPVKESGKEEPEGDRRYYYSGSGRSTSQRSVQNDRDPGNPEIDSYTSTSSLGCQFNKKCVPLKFNRTKGEEYYIPDKSRDEVAKPLSTFKLLSEDSSSHRPLRPPHKPALKATQSAIPTSESDLIAMDKDRRRQKQSRQEEKRKSHKDTKTSRRKEQTKSSEESRKQSSSERRTTKQVRIATDNDSTDDPLLHRKKSSDKPEPSSGRLRGGTESVKDSPSWETTFDDI